Proteins encoded in a region of the Ignavibacteriota bacterium genome:
- a CDS encoding DNA-directed RNA polymerase subunit alpha: protein MGTPNFQMPDKIQLDEASYTDSFGRFSLQPLEKGFGVTIGNAFRRVLLSSLPGVAFTSLHIRGVQHEFSTIPGVVEDLVELILNLKSVRMKLVDKKISNVELQLSGPKRITAADFQKANPGIEILNPDLHIATMNAGAEIDMELNIGKGRGYVSSEENKRPDQPMGTIAIDSIFTPIKNVRYFIEQTRVGQQTDYEKLILEVETDGSITPDDALVQSAKILNEHVNLFLQFQFRGESAEELKEKDMEHARIKKILTTDIDDLELSVRSHNCLRAANIKTISDLVRKDEGELLKFRNFGRKSLAELTELVETNGLTFGMDVDKYLKEVVK from the coding sequence ATGGGAACACCCAATTTTCAGATGCCGGATAAAATCCAGCTCGATGAAGCGAGTTATACCGATTCATTCGGTCGATTCAGTCTTCAGCCGCTCGAGAAAGGATTTGGCGTCACAATCGGAAATGCGTTCAGGAGAGTTTTGTTATCATCACTCCCCGGCGTCGCATTTACGAGTCTCCATATTCGCGGCGTTCAGCACGAATTCTCAACCATCCCGGGAGTCGTTGAAGACCTCGTTGAACTCATCCTCAATTTGAAATCAGTCCGTATGAAATTAGTGGACAAGAAAATTTCGAATGTTGAGTTACAACTCTCCGGTCCGAAACGAATTACTGCCGCTGATTTTCAAAAGGCAAATCCGGGAATCGAAATTCTCAACCCCGACCTTCACATTGCCACGATGAATGCAGGCGCTGAGATTGATATGGAATTGAATATCGGGAAAGGACGTGGATATGTTTCTTCGGAAGAAAATAAACGTCCCGACCAACCGATGGGAACGATTGCCATTGATTCCATTTTTACTCCGATTAAAAACGTTCGTTATTTTATTGAACAGACACGAGTCGGTCAACAGACCGATTACGAAAAACTGATTCTTGAAGTAGAGACGGATGGTTCCATAACACCGGACGATGCGCTGGTACAATCGGCAAAGATTCTCAATGAGCATGTGAACCTGTTTCTCCAGTTTCAATTCCGCGGCGAAAGCGCAGAGGAATTGAAAGAGAAAGACATGGAACACGCCCGTATCAAAAAAATCCTTACAACGGATATTGATGATTTGGAATTATCCGTTCGTTCGCACAACTGCCTTCGTGCGGCAAACATTAAAACAATTTCCGACCTTGTTCGAAAGGATGAGGGGGAGTTGCTCAAGTTCAGGAATTTCGGTAGAAAATCCCTTGCCGAATTGACAGAACTCGTGGAAACAAATGGTCTCACGTTCGGTATGGACGTTGACAAATACTTGAAAGAAGTTGTAAAGTAA
- a CDS encoding glycine zipper family protein gives MKFFLIATLMLTFISPVLIFSQSPAWTVVTRSLDTLREVTISSLQRDTVVFQTQNGIVSLPVDSVKSLHQYIESSFWKRAGTGTLVGTVAGGVIGIASYTKPRGGFIDIGPAGHALGGAVLGAATGFLVGAISGAFSGGETSYDFTDKSLEEKIKILRELHREYLIQ, from the coding sequence ATGAAATTTTTTCTCATTGCAACATTGATGTTAACGTTCATATCTCCTGTTCTTATATTCTCACAATCTCCCGCGTGGACGGTCGTAACACGTTCTCTGGATACATTGCGTGAAGTTACGATTAGTAGTTTACAAAGAGATACGGTTGTATTCCAAACGCAAAATGGTATCGTCTCCCTTCCTGTTGATTCAGTGAAGTCGTTACACCAGTACATAGAATCCTCTTTTTGGAAACGAGCAGGGACAGGAACGCTCGTCGGTACAGTTGCAGGTGGTGTTATCGGTATTGCTTCGTACACCAAACCCCGCGGCGGTTTTATTGATATCGGACCTGCCGGACATGCGTTAGGGGGAGCGGTGCTGGGAGCCGCAACAGGTTTTCTTGTCGGAGCAATCAGCGGCGCGTTTTCCGGTGGGGAAACATCCTATGATTTCACGGATAAATCTCTGGAAGAAAAAATAAAGATTCTCCGGGAACTTCATAGGGAATATCTGATACAATAA
- a CDS encoding sugar kinase has translation MSLLVVGSLALDTVETPFGSVKDALGGSATYISTAASYFLEPIRMVGVVGGDFPKSAIEFLEERHVDTEGLQIIEDEKTFRWGGRYHYDLNARDTLFTELNVFEHFNPIIPESYKGSTYVCLGNIDPTLQRRVVEQLDKPRLIVGDTMNFWIDRKHKELMKTLELMDILIINDSEVRLLAQDPNLVRGARKILKMGPKVLIIKKGEHGALLFTEKTYFSAPAFPLESIYDPTGAGDTFAGGFIGWIARTDDLSEENFRRAVIYGSTLASFCVERFSLERFNDLTYLEIQDRFHEFRQLTKFDDLTLS, from the coding sequence GTGAGTTTATTAGTAGTAGGTTCCTTAGCATTAGATACAGTTGAAACACCATTCGGAAGCGTGAAGGACGCGCTTGGCGGTTCAGCGACATATATTTCGACGGCGGCAAGTTATTTCCTTGAGCCGATTCGAATGGTCGGAGTTGTCGGCGGCGATTTTCCAAAGAGCGCAATCGAGTTTTTGGAAGAACGCCATGTTGATACGGAAGGATTACAAATCATCGAAGATGAAAAAACATTTCGGTGGGGCGGTCGTTATCATTACGATTTGAATGCCAGGGATACATTGTTCACAGAGTTGAATGTGTTTGAGCATTTCAATCCGATAATTCCCGAATCGTACAAAGGTTCAACCTACGTTTGTCTCGGCAACATTGACCCGACGTTGCAACGCCGCGTTGTCGAGCAACTCGATAAGCCGCGACTCATTGTCGGCGACACAATGAACTTTTGGATAGACCGAAAGCATAAAGAGTTGATGAAAACGCTTGAATTGATGGACATTCTCATCATTAATGATTCCGAAGTTCGTCTGCTCGCGCAAGACCCGAACCTTGTTCGGGGCGCAAGAAAAATTTTGAAAATGGGACCGAAAGTTCTCATCATTAAAAAAGGAGAGCATGGCGCGTTGCTCTTCACTGAGAAAACATATTTCTCCGCTCCGGCATTTCCGTTAGAAAGTATTTACGACCCGACAGGTGCAGGTGATACATTTGCCGGCGGTTTCATCGGTTGGATTGCGCGGACGGATGATTTATCAGAAGAGAATTTCCGTCGTGCAGTGATTTACGGAAGCACTCTCGCTTCGTTTTGTGTCGAGCGGTTTAGTCTCGAACGATTCAACGATTTGACGTACTTGGAAATTCAGGACCGTTTCCACGAGTTCCGGCAATTAACGAAGTTCGACGATTTGACTCTTTCGTAA
- the mtnA gene encoding S-methyl-5-thioribose-1-phosphate isomerase has translation MKAIQWEYDVVKFIDQTKLPFEEYYVRTVNYQTIVEAIVSLQIRGAPLIGIAATYAVALAAQRLLQADLPTFKSELKKVINKLKATRPTAVNLFSCLEIMEKVIERIQDVPTGIGLLQEESSNIHQREMSYCYFLGKHGNTLLPAQANVLTICNTGDLATAGAGGTALGVVVTASKKKKIKVFACETRPLLQGARLTTWELMKRGIDVTLITDSMAASLMKTKKIDCVLTGADRIARNGDTANKIGTYGLAVLAKHHSIPFYVIAPTSTIDTSIEDGTQIPIEERDANEVREVFGTPIAPSDVQVWNPSFDVTPHDLISAIVTENGIQYPPFQL, from the coding sequence ATGAAAGCAATACAATGGGAGTATGATGTTGTAAAATTTATTGACCAAACGAAACTTCCCTTTGAAGAATATTATGTTCGCACAGTAAATTATCAGACCATTGTTGAGGCGATTGTATCATTACAAATTCGCGGAGCGCCGTTAATCGGGATTGCCGCAACGTATGCAGTCGCGTTGGCGGCTCAGAGATTGCTTCAGGCAGACCTTCCGACATTCAAAAGTGAACTCAAAAAAGTTATTAACAAACTGAAAGCAACAAGACCGACAGCGGTGAATTTGTTTAGTTGCCTTGAAATAATGGAGAAGGTAATTGAAAGGATTCAAGATGTTCCGACGGGCATCGGGCTTCTCCAAGAGGAGTCGTCGAATATACATCAGCGAGAAATGTCATATTGCTATTTTCTCGGAAAGCATGGAAATACTCTTCTCCCCGCTCAGGCAAATGTTCTGACAATTTGTAATACAGGCGATTTGGCTACAGCCGGTGCAGGCGGGACTGCGCTTGGAGTTGTTGTCACTGCATCAAAGAAGAAAAAAATAAAAGTGTTTGCATGTGAAACCCGACCGTTGCTTCAAGGCGCGCGATTGACAACGTGGGAATTGATGAAGCGAGGCATTGATGTAACCTTAATAACTGATAGTATGGCGGCATCGTTGATGAAGACGAAGAAGATTGATTGCGTGTTGACCGGCGCCGACAGAATTGCACGCAACGGAGATACGGCGAACAAAATCGGTACATACGGCTTGGCCGTGCTTGCAAAACATCATTCAATTCCGTTCTATGTCATCGCCCCGACATCAACAATTGATACGTCAATTGAAGATGGAACTCAGATTCCTATCGAAGAACGGGATGCTAACGAAGTGAGAGAAGTCTTTGGGACTCCCATCGCGCCCAGCGATGTTCAAGTTTGGAATCCTTCGTTCGATGTCACACCACATGATTTAATCTCGGCAATTGTTACTGAGAATGGAATTCAGTACCCGCCGTTTCAATTGTAA
- a CDS encoding M20/M25/M40 family metallo-hydrolase codes for MKRFNFFSLLILATLLTLSSVSAQEKYDSAAIAQIKDEGMNRSLVMEFMSYLTDVYGPRLTYSPGYMRAAEWAKQRLSAMDLSDVHIESWTPMGKPWTLKKYSANVLAAQNFPLISFPKAWSPGTKGAVTGELLYLDATTDSALDTYKGKLKGKYILLNDVREVKAHFEPEATREADSTLLQMANADMQQRGRGGRRQFEMTPEMKKRALVDFHKMEMAEKEGALGILTISRGDGGNIFVQGASVAAHPDTPFTKRVSAQDPKAPKILPQFSVGVEHYNRLVRMIQKGEKPKLEINLEVEMAKADSGYNIIAEIPGTDLKDEIVMIGAHFDSWQGGTGATDNATGSSVCMEAMRILKTLGLKPRRTIRIALWGGEEQGLIGSREYVKAHFGERVDATEPNGVPTYNYKPDAEKFSAYFNNDNGTGKVRGIYMQGNEATRPIFRSWLKPFESMGASTITIRNTGGTDHQSFDGMLLPGFQFIQDQIEYSSRTHHSTMDVYERAQTEDLKQASVIMAAFAYNAAMRDEKFPRKPMPKPEAPAHGSN; via the coding sequence ATGAAACGCTTTAACTTTTTTTCGCTTCTGATTCTTGCAACGTTGCTCACGTTATCATCAGTGAGTGCGCAGGAAAAATATGATTCAGCCGCCATTGCTCAAATCAAAGATGAAGGAATGAATCGCTCGCTCGTGATGGAATTTATGAGTTATCTGACCGATGTCTATGGACCTCGCCTGACCTATTCTCCCGGCTACATGCGCGCCGCCGAGTGGGCAAAGCAGAGATTAAGCGCAATGGATTTGAGTGATGTTCATATCGAATCGTGGACACCAATGGGCAAGCCGTGGACGTTAAAAAAATATTCTGCAAACGTGCTTGCCGCGCAAAACTTTCCGCTGATTTCTTTCCCGAAAGCATGGTCGCCCGGAACGAAAGGAGCGGTAACAGGAGAGTTGTTGTATCTCGATGCGACGACTGACAGCGCACTCGATACATACAAAGGTAAGTTGAAAGGGAAATATATTTTATTGAATGATGTGCGTGAAGTAAAAGCGCACTTCGAACCGGAAGCAACACGTGAAGCAGATTCGACATTGTTACAAATGGCAAATGCCGATATGCAACAGCGCGGGCGCGGCGGTCGGAGACAATTCGAGATGACTCCGGAAATGAAAAAGCGCGCGTTAGTTGATTTTCATAAAATGGAAATGGCTGAGAAAGAGGGCGCACTTGGAATCCTCACAATAAGCCGCGGCGATGGTGGAAATATATTTGTTCAAGGGGCGAGTGTTGCCGCTCATCCCGATACTCCGTTTACAAAACGAGTAAGTGCGCAAGACCCGAAAGCGCCGAAAATTCTTCCTCAGTTTTCCGTCGGAGTTGAGCATTACAATCGCCTCGTTCGGATGATTCAAAAAGGAGAGAAGCCGAAGTTGGAAATCAATCTCGAAGTAGAAATGGCAAAAGCGGATTCAGGATACAATATTATTGCAGAGATTCCCGGAACGGATTTGAAAGATGAAATTGTGATGATAGGCGCGCACTTCGACTCGTGGCAAGGAGGAACCGGAGCGACGGACAATGCAACCGGCTCATCAGTCTGCATGGAAGCGATGAGAATTTTGAAAACGCTCGGCTTGAAACCAAGACGAACAATTCGTATCGCATTATGGGGCGGAGAAGAACAGGGATTGATTGGCTCACGTGAATATGTGAAAGCGCATTTCGGAGAACGGGTTGATGCAACGGAACCGAATGGAGTACCGACATACAATTACAAACCGGATGCAGAAAAGTTTTCCGCATACTTTAACAATGATAACGGAACCGGAAAAGTGCGGGGCATTTACATGCAAGGAAACGAAGCAACCCGTCCGATTTTCCGTTCGTGGTTGAAGCCGTTTGAAAGTATGGGCGCATCAACAATCACCATCCGTAATACGGGCGGGACAGACCATCAATCGTTCGATGGAATGTTACTCCCCGGTTTCCAATTCATTCAAGACCAAATTGAATACAGTTCACGCACACATCACTCAACGATGGATGTGTATGAACGCGCTCAGACGGAAGATTTGAAACAAGCATCAGTCATCATGGCGGCGTTTGCATACAACGCGGCAATGCGCGACGAGAAGTTTCCCCGTAAACCAATGCCGAAACCAGAAGCCCCGGCGCATGGAAGTAATTGA
- a CDS encoding SPFH/Band 7/PHB domain protein, whose protein sequence is MEIAIFLVLTLFIIIVLLKSARVVPQKTVFIIERLGKYHVTFEAGFHILIPFLDKVAYKHSMKEMVVEVQPQSCITKDNIAVEVDGILYMQIFDPVKASYGVTNYVFATTQLAQTTMRSEIGKIELDKTFEERGNINAEIVAAVDKASSPWGLKVTRHEIKNIIPPTSIKDAMEKQMRAEREKRALIAESEGDRQAKINRAEGEKQQAIAVSEGERMKRINEAEGRAQEIERVAQATAKGIREIATAINEQGGMDAVNLRIAEHYLDEFGKLAKTNNTMIIPSDLSNVAGIVGSFGKIFDMMKKEVK, encoded by the coding sequence ATGGAAATAGCAATCTTTCTCGTACTGACTCTCTTCATTATCATAGTCTTATTGAAATCTGCCCGAGTGGTCCCTCAAAAAACAGTTTTTATTATTGAGAGGTTGGGAAAATATCATGTAACTTTTGAGGCAGGTTTTCATATTTTAATACCATTTTTGGACAAAGTTGCATATAAGCATTCCATGAAAGAGATGGTTGTCGAGGTTCAACCTCAATCATGCATTACAAAAGACAACATTGCGGTTGAAGTTGACGGGATATTATACATGCAGATATTCGATCCTGTAAAAGCATCTTATGGAGTAACAAATTATGTGTTTGCAACAACACAACTCGCTCAGACAACAATGCGAAGTGAAATAGGTAAAATTGAATTAGACAAAACGTTTGAGGAAAGGGGAAATATCAATGCAGAGATCGTTGCAGCAGTAGATAAAGCATCGTCACCTTGGGGTTTGAAAGTTACCAGACACGAAATAAAAAATATAATACCACCTACAAGTATAAAAGATGCGATGGAGAAACAAATGAGAGCAGAGAGGGAAAAAAGAGCCTTGATTGCAGAATCAGAAGGCGATAGGCAAGCAAAAATTAATCGTGCTGAAGGGGAGAAACAGCAAGCAATAGCAGTCTCCGAAGGTGAAAGAATGAAACGAATCAATGAAGCAGAAGGAAGAGCACAGGAAATAGAAAGAGTGGCACAAGCGACGGCAAAAGGAATCCGCGAAATTGCTACAGCAATAAATGAACAAGGAGGAATGGATGCAGTTAATCTTCGAATTGCTGAACACTATCTCGACGAATTTGGAAAGTTGGCAAAGACCAACAATACAATGATCATACCTTCCGATCTTTCAAATGTTGCCGGAATTGTTGGATCATTTGGAAAAATATTTGATATGATGAAGAAAGAAGTCAAATAA
- the rplQ gene encoding 50S ribosomal protein L17: MRHRKAGRKLKRTASHRKALLSNLSTSVLRHKKVKTTLAKAKEVRMLVDKLITRAKNTLGTENVAAGVHARRMVARYVKDRAVVKELFTEIAQKVAERPGGYTRVVKLGQRWGDGGEVAIVELVDYNTGQAAPKKPTEKKKAKETEATA, translated from the coding sequence ATGCGTCACAGAAAAGCAGGTAGAAAATTAAAACGAACGGCAAGCCACAGGAAAGCGCTCTTATCGAATCTTTCCACTTCTGTTCTTCGTCATAAGAAAGTGAAAACTACGCTTGCCAAAGCGAAGGAAGTTCGTATGCTTGTTGATAAACTTATCACGCGGGCAAAGAACACACTCGGAACAGAAAATGTTGCCGCAGGAGTTCATGCACGCCGAATGGTTGCACGGTACGTAAAAGACAGAGCAGTCGTTAAAGAACTCTTCACTGAAATCGCACAGAAAGTTGCCGAGAGACCGGGCGGTTATACCCGCGTGGTCAAATTAGGTCAACGTTGGGGCGATGGCGGCGAAGTTGCTATCGTCGAGTTGGTGGATTATAATACCGGGCAGGCAGCGCCGAAGAAACCGACGGAAAAGAAGAAAGCAAAGGAAACCGAAGCGACCGCTTAA
- a CDS encoding T9SS type A sorting domain-containing protein, whose protein sequence is MKIPYLITIIMIAFTVQLNAQQWTTATTPYPSVEQMLVADNKLFIATALGVYYTTDGTTWVHAVTGMTPVYSNVYYNVTIHNFNGVLYSGAMGKLYKSVDFGANWTELSGAAPNAGTLNTTLYANGDTIIAGWKSNPKITKSIDGGTTWTYSELYEGISKNIVRLNGNFYVRAYTGIHKSTDVCETFTTLSNSPINTKDGGLTVSNGILVCGTSDSSLYRSSDEGNTWTKTTTSNEPYCLEVHQGLLFLGTRDRKVFTSADNGATWTNRTGTGINSDGVKSFALFNGYVYASATGMLYKTADIVSVQEELLPSDFTLQQNYPNPCNPSTTISFELPKASFVTLKIFDIQGHEIETLVNEKRDAGNYQEMFSGATVPTGLYFFRLQSGNFVETKKFMILK, encoded by the coding sequence ATGAAAATACCTTACCTTATAACAATAATCATGATTGCGTTCACTGTTCAACTCAACGCCCAACAATGGACAACAGCCACAACGCCGTATCCTTCTGTCGAGCAAATGCTCGTTGCCGACAATAAATTATTTATTGCAACTGCACTCGGCGTCTATTACACAACTGACGGAACTACATGGGTTCATGCTGTTACCGGAATGACTCCCGTGTATTCCAATGTGTATTATAATGTCACCATCCATAACTTCAATGGCGTGTTATATTCCGGGGCGATGGGGAAACTCTATAAGTCGGTTGACTTCGGCGCAAACTGGACTGAACTCTCAGGTGCCGCTCCTAACGCAGGAACATTGAACACCACATTGTATGCAAACGGCGATACCATCATTGCCGGTTGGAAAAGCAACCCGAAAATAACAAAATCCATAGACGGCGGAACAACCTGGACCTATAGCGAATTGTATGAAGGCATTTCGAAAAACATTGTACGATTGAATGGCAACTTCTATGTACGAGCATACACGGGGATTCATAAATCTACTGATGTCTGTGAAACCTTCACGACGCTGAGCAATTCTCCAATCAATACGAAGGATGGCGGTTTAACTGTAAGCAATGGCATCCTCGTTTGCGGAACATCCGACAGTAGTCTTTATCGCTCGAGCGATGAAGGGAATACGTGGACAAAAACAACAACATCGAACGAACCGTATTGTTTGGAAGTACATCAGGGTCTTCTCTTTCTGGGAACAAGAGATAGAAAAGTTTTTACATCAGCCGACAACGGAGCAACGTGGACAAACCGCACAGGCACCGGCATCAACTCGGATGGAGTAAAAAGTTTCGCACTCTTCAATGGATATGTCTATGCGAGCGCTACCGGCATGCTGTATAAAACCGCCGATATTGTTTCAGTTCAGGAAGAACTCCTTCCATCTGATTTTACCTTACAACAGAATTACCCGAATCCATGTAATCCAAGCACCACCATTTCATTTGAATTACCGAAGGCATCATTCGTTACATTGAAGATATTCGATATACAGGGGCACGAAATCGAAACTCTGGTGAATGAAAAACGAGATGCCGGAAACTATCAGGAAATGTTTTCAGGTGCAACAGTCCCGACAGGTCTGTATTTTTTCCGATTGCAAAGCGGGAATTTTGTTGAAACAAAAAAGTTTATGATACTCAAATAG
- a CDS encoding Do family serine endopeptidase: protein MNKKSVLAAIFLVTIGIVFGAILVSSFKGGVEFGFAGDENVKLGAPSKLHDSNFDSKALGKSFVAVSKAVTPTVVYINVTTKGGSGDSKDGGLQEFFKHFGPDFKFENPEPQQGAGSGVIINPEGYILTNNHVVEGAADDGVEVILNDTRRLKATVVGTDPTTDLAVVKVDGEDLPTAALGNSDSLEVGEWVIAVGNPLGLQSTVTAGIVSFIGRNIGIIDASNPYRIENFIQTDAAINPGNSGGPLVNLYGEVVGINSAIATTNARYQGYGFAIPINLATAVASDIIKYGKVRRGYIGVSIRSVDETDAKALGLKNKHGVFIDNVQVDGAAAEAGLKDGDVILSIDGKEVNASNELQSMIAQHHPGDNVTLEIFRDGKTFKKSVTLRSRDAETVSARDSNPRKKESDEEEMPTKTASFEDIGFSVKNLTSQQKEDYEVENGVVVSDVKRFSEASNRSLRTGDVILEADKKQIKSVKDLKSVLENQKAGDAVLLRVKRREGTTNFITMQIPK from the coding sequence ATGAATAAAAAATCTGTTCTTGCAGCAATATTTTTAGTAACAATCGGAATCGTGTTTGGAGCGATACTCGTATCGAGTTTCAAAGGCGGAGTGGAATTTGGATTCGCGGGCGATGAGAATGTGAAACTCGGCGCACCGAGTAAACTTCACGATTCAAACTTCGATTCAAAAGCGTTGGGGAAATCGTTCGTGGCTGTTTCAAAAGCGGTAACGCCGACTGTTGTCTATATCAATGTGACAACCAAAGGTGGAAGCGGCGATTCAAAAGATGGGGGACTTCAGGAATTTTTCAAACACTTCGGACCGGACTTTAAGTTTGAAAACCCTGAGCCGCAACAAGGCGCAGGTTCCGGAGTTATCATCAACCCTGAAGGATATATTCTGACAAACAATCACGTCGTCGAAGGCGCGGCAGATGATGGCGTTGAAGTGATTCTCAACGACACGAGAAGATTGAAAGCAACAGTCGTCGGAACTGACCCGACCACCGATTTAGCCGTTGTGAAAGTTGACGGTGAAGATTTACCGACCGCCGCACTTGGAAATTCAGATAGCCTTGAAGTGGGCGAGTGGGTGATTGCAGTTGGTAATCCGCTTGGTTTGCAATCAACGGTAACAGCCGGTATTGTCAGTTTCATTGGAAGAAATATTGGGATTATTGATGCAAGCAATCCATATCGCATTGAAAATTTCATCCAGACAGATGCGGCAATCAATCCGGGAAACAGCGGCGGACCCTTAGTGAATCTTTACGGCGAAGTTGTCGGAATCAATTCAGCAATTGCTACAACGAATGCGAGATATCAGGGATACGGGTTTGCAATTCCGATAAATCTTGCAACGGCGGTTGCATCAGATATTATTAAGTATGGAAAAGTTCGTCGCGGATACATCGGGGTCAGCATTCGGAGCGTTGATGAAACTGATGCGAAAGCATTGGGCTTAAAAAACAAACACGGAGTATTTATTGATAATGTTCAGGTAGACGGTGCCGCCGCAGAAGCAGGATTGAAAGATGGTGATGTTATTCTTTCGATTGATGGAAAAGAAGTGAACGCATCGAACGAATTGCAATCCATGATTGCACAACATCATCCCGGAGATAATGTTACGTTGGAAATCTTCCGTGACGGGAAAACATTCAAGAAATCTGTAACTCTCCGTTCACGCGATGCAGAAACTGTTTCTGCAAGAGATTCAAATCCGAGAAAGAAAGAGAGTGATGAAGAGGAAATGCCAACGAAAACTGCTTCGTTCGAAGACATCGGATTTTCTGTGAAGAATTTAACATCGCAACAGAAAGAAGATTATGAAGTTGAGAATGGTGTGGTTGTGTCTGATGTGAAACGATTCAGCGAAGCATCAAATCGTTCACTGCGCACCGGCGATGTCATTCTCGAAGCCGATAAGAAGCAAATCAAATCGGTGAAAGATTTGAAATCGGTTCTCGAAAATCAGAAGGCGGGTGATGCGGTATTACTTCGTGTAAAACGAAGAGAAGGAACGACGAATTTTATCACGATGCAGATTCCAAAATAA
- a CDS encoding NfeD family protein: protein MNTFLTSALFWFLLGIFFLLVEIYNYGFIFFFFGIGAFIVAMITWIGIIDSLTVQILMFLIISLVSLVFFRNTLSDTFKGKIFGKLKPGQSFDDIKGEKAIVLSKIEPNKLDGKVEYHGTVWYAQSDEILEKGHVVEIVERVDLTLKVKKVS, encoded by the coding sequence ATGAATACTTTTTTGACATCAGCATTATTCTGGTTTTTGCTGGGAATATTTTTTTTGTTGGTTGAAATCTATAATTATGGATTCATTTTTTTCTTTTTTGGAATTGGTGCTTTTATAGTTGCTATGATTACTTGGATAGGAATAATTGATTCACTGACTGTTCAGATATTAATGTTTCTTATCATTTCATTAGTTTCACTTGTATTTTTCAGAAATACATTAAGTGATACATTCAAAGGAAAAATATTTGGTAAACTCAAGCCAGGTCAATCCTTTGATGACATCAAAGGAGAAAAAGCAATAGTATTGTCAAAAATTGAACCCAATAAACTTGATGGGAAGGTAGAATACCACGGAACTGTTTGGTATGCTCAATCAGATGAAATACTTGAAAAAGGTCATGTGGTCGAAATTGTTGAGCGAGTTGATTTAACATTGAAGGTTAAAAAAGTTAGTTAA
- the recO gene encoding DNA repair protein RecO: protein MLVVKTEAIVLRTIKFKESSKIVTFYTKELGRVGAIVKGARRANSKIGAALEPMSHVQIVLYIKEGREVQTVGQCALLYSYHHFAADLEKLSVGLSIIELVYDIAHEQEQNIPLFELMADSLATVNKTSATTAILFFFMLKLAELLGFAPVFGNCHLCKKEINREPNAGKWLMFDLHKGSPVCEHCSPAQHGLFKISAAALNKLQQLSFKTTSDIGGFTLEQKEEHEIEEFFARYFQSHVTGFKQLRSRKIYHTSNDTR from the coding sequence TTGTTAGTTGTAAAGACAGAAGCCATTGTTCTCCGAACAATCAAGTTCAAAGAATCGAGTAAGATTGTTACGTTCTACACGAAAGAACTGGGGCGCGTTGGTGCAATTGTAAAAGGGGCGCGCCGGGCAAACAGTAAAATAGGCGCGGCGCTTGAGCCGATGTCGCATGTGCAGATTGTACTGTATATCAAAGAGGGGAGAGAAGTTCAAACGGTCGGGCAGTGCGCTTTGCTTTATTCGTATCATCACTTCGCCGCCGACCTTGAGAAACTCTCCGTCGGTTTATCCATCATCGAACTTGTGTATGACATTGCCCACGAACAGGAACAGAACATTCCATTGTTTGAGTTGATGGCAGATTCACTTGCTACGGTGAATAAAACTTCCGCCACCACTGCGATATTATTTTTCTTCATGCTGAAGTTGGCGGAACTTTTAGGATTCGCACCAGTGTTTGGTAACTGTCATCTTTGTAAAAAGGAAATCAACCGGGAGCCGAACGCAGGCAAATGGTTGATGTTCGACTTGCATAAAGGTTCTCCTGTGTGCGAACATTGTTCACCTGCACAACATGGATTGTTTAAAATTTCAGCAGCGGCATTGAACAAACTTCAGCAATTATCGTTTAAAACAACTTCTGATATTGGTGGATTTACGCTTGAACAAAAAGAAGAACACGAAATTGAAGAATTTTTTGCTCGATACTTTCAGTCGCATGTTACGGGTTTCAAGCAATTACGTTCACGGAAAATCTATCACACAAGCAATGACACACGGTGA